Proteins co-encoded in one Halococcoides cellulosivorans genomic window:
- a CDS encoding aspartate aminotransferase family protein: MSGGFVFSEKPITIESGNGTTVVDDRGTEYLDLGASYACVPLGHGHPAVQSAVRDQLDRITYVQASYPNPARTALYERLAEAGPGDADNVWLCNSGTEANEAALKFARSATNSTKIVATMQAFHGRTMGALATTWKDKYKKHYEPLIDGVEFVPYDDADAMAEAVDPDTAAVIVEPVQGEGGINPASAAYLQAVREVTADNDAAMIVDEVQTGLGRTGSLWAIEQAEVVPDVLTTAKGLGNGFPIGATLCRDWIADDYGNHASTFSGGPVISAAAGATVDTIVADGIPDHAATMGERLRSGLRDRLGDRVREVRGEGLMVGIEVKRNANRILKELAIEHQVLALPAGRTVVRLLPPLTIDESEIDQAIDALDSAIGGSS; this comes from the coding sequence ATGAGTGGCGGATTCGTCTTTTCGGAAAAACCCATCACGATCGAATCGGGCAATGGAACCACGGTCGTCGACGATCGGGGCACCGAATACCTCGATCTGGGCGCGAGCTACGCGTGTGTCCCGCTGGGCCACGGGCATCCGGCCGTCCAGTCGGCCGTCCGGGACCAACTCGATCGGATCACCTACGTCCAGGCCTCGTACCCGAATCCCGCGCGGACGGCGCTGTACGAACGGCTCGCCGAGGCGGGCCCGGGCGACGCCGACAACGTCTGGCTCTGTAACTCGGGGACCGAGGCCAACGAGGCGGCGCTGAAGTTCGCCCGGTCGGCGACGAACAGTACGAAAATCGTCGCGACGATGCAGGCGTTTCACGGGCGGACGATGGGCGCGCTCGCGACCACCTGGAAAGACAAGTACAAGAAACACTACGAGCCGCTGATCGACGGCGTCGAGTTCGTGCCCTACGACGACGCCGATGCGATGGCCGAGGCGGTCGATCCCGACACCGCTGCGGTGATCGTCGAACCGGTCCAGGGCGAGGGCGGGATCAACCCCGCGAGCGCGGCGTACCTCCAGGCCGTCCGCGAGGTGACCGCCGACAACGACGCCGCGATGATCGTCGACGAGGTCCAGACCGGGCTCGGTCGGACGGGATCGCTGTGGGCGATCGAGCAGGCCGAGGTCGTCCCGGACGTGCTCACGACCGCGAAGGGCCTGGGCAACGGGTTCCCGATCGGCGCGACGCTCTGTCGGGACTGGATCGCCGACGACTACGGCAATCACGCCTCGACGTTCTCGGGCGGCCCGGTGATCTCGGCGGCGGCCGGTGCGACCGTCGACACGATCGTCGCCGACGGAATCCCGGACCACGCCGCCACGATGGGCGAGCGACTGCGCTCGGGCCTGCGCGATCGCCTCGGCGACCGCGTGCGTGAGGTCCGCGGCGAGGGCCTGATGGTCGGCATCGAGGTGAAACGCAACGCCAATCGCATCCTCAAAGAGCTCGCGATCGAACACCAGGTGCTCGCCCTCCCGGCCGGGCGGACCGTCGTCCGCCTGCTCCCGCCGCTGACGATCGATGAGAGTGAGATCGATCAGGCCATCGACGCGCTGGATAGCGCGATCGGGGGGTCGTCGTGA
- a CDS encoding acetylglutamate/acetylaminoadipate kinase, whose amino-acid sequence MTVVVKVGGARAVDPAGAIADVAALAGDERVVLVHGGSTAVDEALESRGVDPEYVETPDGVVGRFTDAETMGVVEAVFGRIRTDLVADLQTAGVDAIGLSGVDGELISGPRTSAIRIIEDGKRKIKRGDHSGSIETVDPDPLETLLDAGYTPVVGPPMAGQEDDGITPVNVDADRSAAAIAGALDADLVLLTDVEGVYRDPDDPATKIESVATADEWATLEASAEGFMTRKVMAAAEALDAGAPTAIVADANSEAPIRAALDGAGTTVHQEARES is encoded by the coding sequence ATGACGGTCGTCGTCAAGGTGGGCGGCGCTCGCGCGGTCGATCCCGCGGGCGCGATCGCCGACGTCGCCGCGCTCGCGGGCGACGAGCGCGTCGTGCTGGTCCACGGCGGATCGACCGCCGTCGACGAGGCCCTCGAATCGCGCGGGGTCGACCCCGAGTACGTCGAGACGCCCGACGGCGTCGTGGGCCGCTTTACCGATGCAGAGACGATGGGCGTCGTCGAGGCCGTCTTCGGGCGTATCCGGACCGATCTCGTCGCGGACTTACAGACCGCCGGTGTCGACGCGATCGGGCTGAGCGGCGTCGACGGCGAACTCATCAGCGGCCCGCGCACGTCCGCGATCCGAATCATCGAGGACGGCAAACGCAAGATCAAGCGCGGCGATCACTCGGGGTCGATCGAGACCGTCGATCCCGACCCGCTGGAGACGCTGCTCGACGCGGGCTACACCCCGGTGGTCGGGCCACCGATGGCAGGACAAGAGGATGACGGGATCACACCAGTGAACGTCGACGCCGACCGCTCTGCGGCGGCGATCGCCGGGGCGCTCGACGCCGATCTCGTCCTCTTGACCGACGTGGAGGGCGTGTATCGCGATCCCGACGATCCGGCGACGAAAATCGAGTCGGTCGCGACTGCCGACGAGTGGGCGACCCTCGAAGCGAGCGCCGAGGGCTTCATGACCCGGAAGGTCATGGCCGCCGCCGAAGCACTCGATGCGGGCGCACCGACGGCGATCGTCGCCGACGCGAATTCCGAGGCACCGATCCGTGCGGCCCTCGACGGCGCGGGCACGACAGTTCACCAGGAGGCACGCGAGTCATGA
- the argC gene encoding N-acetyl-gamma-glutamyl-phosphate reductase: MSETYTASVVGGTGFTGGELLRLLADHSAFDVVQATSRSDANRTIGHVHPNLRDLDLRFSKPDDLASVDVLFAATPHGVSMDQIDAFRDAADTVVDLSADFRLPDERYYDEYYDGHSRPELLEEATYALPELNRDALPGADLIASGGCNATATMLGLYPLVEAGILEPSDRTVVDVKVGSSEGGAGGGAASSHPERSGVVRPYAPTGHRHEAEIEAYLDRSVDFTVHAVDMIRGASATCHTFPEAAAAGELETVDLWTAFRDAYGDEPFVDLVAGGGGVYRYPEPKAVAGTNRAEIGFAAEDDRVVVFAAIDNMMKGSAGQAVHAANVALGLDETAGLDQRGLHPVGAP; encoded by the coding sequence ATGAGTGAGACCTACACCGCGAGCGTCGTCGGCGGGACGGGCTTCACGGGCGGGGAGTTGCTCCGCCTGCTCGCCGACCATTCCGCCTTCGACGTGGTCCAGGCGACCTCGCGGAGCGATGCGAACCGCACGATCGGCCACGTTCACCCGAACCTGCGGGATCTGGACCTGCGCTTCTCGAAACCCGACGATCTCGCATCGGTGGACGTGCTGTTCGCCGCGACGCCACACGGCGTCTCGATGGACCAGATCGACGCGTTTCGGGACGCCGCCGACACCGTCGTCGACCTCTCGGCGGACTTCCGGTTGCCTGACGAGCGGTATTACGACGAGTACTACGACGGCCATTCCCGCCCCGAACTCCTCGAGGAGGCGACCTACGCCCTGCCGGAACTCAATCGCGACGCGCTCCCGGGCGCGGATCTGATCGCCTCCGGAGGGTGTAACGCGACCGCGACGATGCTCGGCCTCTATCCACTGGTCGAGGCGGGCATTCTCGAACCGTCGGACCGGACGGTCGTCGACGTGAAAGTCGGAAGTAGCGAGGGCGGCGCGGGCGGTGGTGCGGCGTCGAGTCACCCCGAACGGTCGGGTGTCGTCCGGCCCTACGCGCCGACGGGGCATCGCCACGAGGCCGAGATCGAGGCGTATCTCGACCGCTCGGTCGATTTCACGGTGCACGCGGTCGATATGATCCGCGGCGCGAGTGCGACCTGTCACACCTTTCCGGAGGCCGCAGCGGCGGGCGAGTTGGAGACGGTCGACCTCTGGACAGCGTTCCGTGACGCGTACGGCGACGAACCGTTCGTCGATCTGGTCGCCGGCGGCGGTGGTGTCTACCGCTATCCCGAACCGAAGGCCGTCGCGGGGACGAACCGTGCGGAGATCGGGTTCGCCGCCGAGGACGACCGCGTCGTCGTGTTCGCGGCGATCGACAACATGATGAAAGGCTCGGCGGGGCAGGCCGTCCACGCCGCGAACGTCGCACTCGGACTCGATGAGACCGCGGGACTCGACCAGCGGGGCCTCCACCCGGTGGGGGCCCCATGA
- the lysX gene encoding lysine biosynthesis protein LysX, with translation MNVGVLYSRIREDEKLLLGELRERDHEVTKIDVRRETFDLSDPPDSFEDVDVLVDRCLATSRSRYITQFANRYEIPIVNDAATARICADKVETSLALDGAGVPTPTTRVAFTSDEALDAAAELGYPCVVKPVVGSWGRLMAKLDSPNTAEAVFEHKEVLGHYEHKVFYLQEFVDKPGRDIRVLAADGDVVAAMVRSSDHWLTNAAKGAETATFEVSDEVRELVADASSAVGGGLLGIDLMERTDGDEVTGYTVHEINHTVEFKALDGVSDEDVPARVVDYLETVGEGNE, from the coding sequence GTGAACGTCGGCGTCCTCTACAGCCGGATTCGCGAGGACGAAAAGCTCCTGCTCGGCGAACTCCGCGAGCGCGACCACGAGGTCACAAAGATCGACGTCCGCCGCGAGACGTTCGATCTGTCGGACCCACCGGACTCGTTCGAGGACGTCGACGTCCTCGTCGATCGGTGTCTCGCGACCTCGCGCAGTCGCTACATTACCCAGTTCGCGAATCGCTACGAGATCCCGATCGTCAACGACGCCGCGACTGCGCGGATCTGTGCGGACAAAGTCGAGACGAGTCTCGCGCTGGACGGGGCGGGCGTGCCGACGCCGACCACACGGGTGGCCTTCACGAGCGACGAAGCGCTGGACGCCGCCGCCGAGTTGGGCTATCCGTGCGTCGTCAAGCCCGTCGTGGGCTCGTGGGGCCGGCTGATGGCGAAACTCGACTCGCCGAACACCGCCGAGGCCGTCTTCGAGCACAAGGAGGTGCTCGGCCACTACGAACACAAGGTATTCTACCTCCAGGAGTTCGTCGACAAGCCCGGCCGCGACATTCGCGTGCTCGCCGCGGACGGCGACGTCGTCGCCGCGATGGTGCGCTCCTCGGATCACTGGCTGACCAACGCCGCGAAAGGGGCCGAGACCGCGACCTTCGAGGTCAGCGACGAGGTCCGCGAGTTGGTCGCCGACGCCTCGAGCGCCGTCGGCGGCGGCCTGCTCGGGATCGACCTGATGGAACGCACCGACGGTGACGAAGTCACGGGCTACACCGTCCACGAGATCAACCACACCGTCGAGTTCAAGGCCCTCGACGGGGTGAGCGACGAAGACGTGCCCGCGCGCGTCGTCGATTACCTCGAAACAGTTGGTGAAGGAAATGAGTGA
- the argH gene encoding argininosuccinate lyase: MTDEDRAASPAVRGDRFSGGPAREFMSSIDADRRIFEADLAVDRAHVVMLAEREILDDGDAGQILAALDAIEESGYDALPDGEDVHEAIETAVIDRIGPAGGRMHTARSRNDEVATCLRLALRDGLLDLQRALVEARRQLIALAEAHRETLIPGYTHRQPAQPTTVAHWALSYESALARDTGRIRDAYERTNRSPLGAAAFAGTPFDIDRERTATLLGFEGVVENATDAVAARDAFLEATAAATGVAITLSGLAADTIEFASDGLIALDDDYASTSSIMPQKKNPDSMELVRARAGDATGGFAGLATTLAGLPRGYNRDLQRADRHAWQAIDAVTDALPVAIGAVATADWPADVDAGTGFGTATGVADRLAMAGVPFRTAHEIVAQVAGDGTPSVEALLDAIDDALDERPPDLDRETLDALLDPAESVASRDSRGGPAPTAVAASIDRAVDRLDRDADALDDARDAVADAASRRQEAVDSYV; the protein is encoded by the coding sequence ATGACCGACGAGGACCGCGCGGCCAGCCCGGCGGTCCGTGGCGACCGCTTCAGCGGCGGCCCCGCCCGCGAATTCATGTCCTCGATCGACGCCGATCGGCGCATCTTCGAGGCCGACCTCGCGGTCGACCGCGCGCACGTCGTGATGCTCGCCGAACGGGAGATTCTGGACGATGGGGATGCGGGCCAGATCCTCGCCGCACTCGACGCCATCGAGGAGTCGGGATACGACGCCCTGCCCGACGGCGAGGACGTCCACGAAGCCATCGAGACCGCCGTGATCGATCGGATCGGTCCGGCGGGCGGGCGGATGCACACCGCCCGGTCGCGCAACGACGAGGTCGCGACGTGTCTGCGCCTGGCACTGCGTGATGGGCTGCTCGACCTGCAACGGGCGCTCGTCGAAGCGCGTCGCCAGTTGATCGCACTCGCCGAAGCCCACCGCGAGACGCTGATTCCGGGCTACACGCACCGCCAGCCCGCACAGCCGACGACCGTCGCCCACTGGGCGCTATCGTACGAGTCCGCGCTCGCGCGTGACACCGGGCGCATTCGCGATGCCTACGAACGCACGAATCGCTCGCCGCTGGGCGCGGCGGCGTTCGCGGGCACCCCCTTCGACATCGATCGCGAGCGCACGGCCACCCTGCTGGGCTTCGAGGGGGTCGTCGAGAACGCGACCGACGCGGTCGCCGCCCGCGACGCCTTCCTCGAAGCCACGGCGGCGGCGACCGGCGTCGCGATCACGCTGTCGGGGCTGGCCGCCGACACCATCGAGTTCGCCAGTGACGGCCTGATCGCCCTCGACGACGACTACGCATCGACGTCGTCGATCATGCCACAGAAGAAAAATCCCGATTCGATGGAACTCGTCCGGGCGCGTGCGGGCGACGCGACCGGTGGGTTCGCGGGGCTGGCGACCACACTCGCGGGCCTCCCCCGGGGATACAACCGCGATCTGCAGCGTGCCGACCGCCACGCCTGGCAGGCGATCGATGCGGTCACCGACGCGCTCCCCGTCGCGATCGGCGCAGTCGCGACCGCCGACTGGCCGGCCGACGTCGACGCCGGCACTGGCTTTGGGACCGCGACGGGTGTCGCCGACCGCCTCGCGATGGCGGGCGTCCCGTTCCGCACCGCCCACGAAATCGTCGCCCAGGTCGCTGGCGACGGCACGCCCTCGGTCGAGGCGCTCCTCGATGCGATCGACGACGCCCTGGACGAGCGCCCGCCGGACCTCGATCGAGAGACACTCGACGCCCTGCTCGATCCCGCCGAATCGGTCGCCAGCCGCGACTCACGCGGCGGCCCAGCCCCCACCGCGGTGGCAGCGTCGATCGATCGGGCCGTCGACCGGCTGGATCGGGACGCCGACGCGCTGGACGACGCTCGCGACGCCGTCGCCGACGCCGCTTCGCGCCGTCAGGAGGCCGTTGATTCCTATGTGTGA
- a CDS encoding argininosuccinate synthase, translating to MTSTTETVALAFSGGLDTTVCVPLLKEEYGYDEVLGVTVDVGQPAAEFDEARETAEALGLEHVVVDAKAEFAELCLDSVRANATYQGYPLGTALARPVIAEAIADAAREHGASALAHGCTGKGNDQLRFEAVWRATEMDVIAPVRELGLTREWESEYAAERELPVEGGSGGRYSIDTNLWSRSIEGSELEDPATIPEDDIYDWTATPGNREREDLTITFEDGRPITLDGENIDPVALIETLNERAGAHGVGRTDMMEDRMLGLKVRENYEHPAATVLLTAHEALEQLVFTAEQRQFKTQIDQRWAEKAYEGLIDAPLVDDLEGFLDSSQQRVTGTVTVRLEGGQVRPVARESEYAVYSESAASFDESAVTGGITQDDATGVAKYHGFQDRLARSASPTATTEDDAAVETPDGGD from the coding sequence ATGACATCCACCACTGAGACCGTCGCGCTCGCCTTCTCGGGCGGGCTCGACACGACCGTCTGCGTACCGCTGCTGAAAGAAGAGTACGGCTACGACGAGGTCCTCGGCGTCACCGTCGACGTCGGCCAACCCGCCGCGGAGTTCGACGAGGCCCGCGAGACTGCCGAGGCGCTCGGCCTCGAGCACGTCGTCGTCGACGCCAAAGCCGAGTTCGCCGAGTTGTGTCTCGACAGCGTCCGCGCGAACGCGACCTACCAGGGCTACCCGCTGGGGACCGCGCTCGCCCGGCCGGTCATCGCCGAAGCCATCGCCGACGCGGCCCGCGAGCACGGCGCGAGCGCGCTCGCCCACGGCTGTACGGGCAAGGGCAACGACCAGTTGCGCTTCGAGGCGGTCTGGCGGGCGACCGAGATGGACGTGATCGCGCCCGTGCGCGAACTCGGATTGACCCGCGAATGGGAGTCGGAGTACGCCGCCGAGCGCGAGTTGCCCGTCGAGGGCGGCTCTGGCGGGCGGTACTCCATCGACACCAACCTCTGGAGTCGCTCGATCGAGGGCTCGGAACTCGAAGACCCCGCCACGATCCCCGAGGACGACATCTACGACTGGACCGCCACACCCGGGAATCGCGAACGTGAGGACCTCACGATCACCTTCGAGGACGGCCGCCCGATCACCCTCGACGGAGAAAATATCGACCCTGTCGCACTGATCGAGACGTTGAACGAGCGCGCCGGGGCCCACGGTGTCGGTCGGACCGACATGATGGAAGACCGCATGCTCGGGCTGAAGGTTCGGGAGAACTACGAGCACCCCGCGGCGACCGTGCTCCTCACCGCTCACGAGGCGCTCGAACAACTGGTCTTCACCGCCGAACAGCGCCAGTTCAAGACCCAGATCGACCAGCGCTGGGCCGAAAAGGCCTACGAGGGCCTGATCGACGCGCCGCTGGTCGACGACCTGGAAGGCTTTCTCGATTCGAGCCAGCAGCGCGTGACGGGCACGGTGACCGTCCGCCTGGAAGGCGGGCAGGTCCGTCCCGTCGCCCGCGAGTCCGAGTACGCGGTCTACAGCGAGTCCGCCGCGTCGTTCGACGAGTCGGCCGTCACCGGCGGGATCACCCAGGACGACGCGACCGGCGTCGCGAAATACCACGGGTTCCAGGACCGTCTGGCGCGGTCGGCGTCGCCCACGGCCACGACCGAGGACGACGCGGCGGTCGAGACCCCCGACGGGGGCGACTGA
- a CDS encoding HTH domain-containing protein, with protein sequence MTPPSLELFVRSLHPQGAHQRQEAILERLEQLEGDDEIESFSVVVWGDQISRESVAARSLKGRYVLNRVAEFQQWALSTNVSLDSFYQTRSSGPESDVETETTIVLPVMGLAEYQDGELVQVSPCTAGETVHTVQDHVDALAAGDRPVDLQDASAQVV encoded by the coding sequence ATGACACCCCCCTCCCTCGAACTCTTCGTCCGTTCACTCCACCCCCAGGGCGCCCACCAGCGCCAGGAAGCCATCCTCGAACGGTTGGAGCAGTTGGAAGGCGACGACGAGATCGAGTCGTTTTCGGTCGTCGTCTGGGGCGACCAGATCTCCCGAGAGAGCGTCGCGGCGAGATCGCTCAAGGGACGCTACGTGCTCAACCGGGTCGCGGAGTTCCAGCAGTGGGCACTGTCGACGAACGTCTCGCTGGACTCGTTTTATCAGACGCGATCGAGCGGGCCCGAGTCGGACGTCGAGACGGAGACGACGATCGTGCTGCCGGTGATGGGCCTCGCGGAGTACCAGGACGGCGAACTCGTGCAGGTCTCACCGTGTACCGCCGGCGAGACCGTCCACACCGTCCAGGACCACGTCGACGCGCTGGCTGCCGGCGACCGACCGGTCGATCTCCAGGACGCCTCGGCCCAGGTCGTCTAG
- a CDS encoding CBS domain-containing protein encodes MDIADIATREYVDVDGNERIAKVRSIFERERPRGVIVLEDGEYAGVLSERQFVQSHVEDRAKAAKLARNAPKVERTADVRETARVLVESGSRVAPVFEADRLWGIVTDDAILGAVLENLEAIDVSDVYTESVTTVSEETTLGKAINLLRDRGISRLPVVEDGVLTGIVTTHDIVDLVVRNMDKSTVGERAGDVDRMLDLPVYDVMSSPVETITVDESVRTAVDRMLANDYGGLVVTPERDDSLVAGVVTKTDVLRALTFTEEEHMDVQITNVNLLDTFSRDSVREGIEAVADKYQDMQVQHAHVRLHQHKERLRGTPLIQCQIRLRTNKGQMAGSGEGYGAKTAFNVACDKLQRNVLQAKGITSDEEYRGQLLRKLGEL; translated from the coding sequence ATGGATATTGCCGATATCGCCACGAGAGAGTACGTCGACGTGGACGGGAACGAACGGATCGCGAAGGTCCGGTCGATCTTCGAGCGCGAGCGGCCGCGTGGCGTGATCGTCCTGGAGGACGGCGAGTACGCCGGGGTGCTCTCGGAGCGCCAGTTCGTCCAGAGTCACGTCGAGGATCGCGCCAAGGCTGCCAAACTCGCCCGGAACGCGCCCAAAGTCGAGCGGACTGCCGACGTCCGCGAGACGGCCCGCGTGCTCGTCGAGAGCGGGTCCCGCGTCGCGCCGGTGTTCGAGGCCGACCGACTCTGGGGGATCGTCACCGACGACGCGATCCTCGGGGCCGTCCTGGAGAACCTCGAAGCGATCGACGTGTCGGACGTCTACACCGAGTCGGTGACGACCGTCTCCGAGGAGACCACGCTCGGGAAGGCGATCAACCTGCTTCGCGATCGGGGCATCTCCCGATTGCCGGTCGTCGAGGACGGCGTTCTCACCGGCATCGTCACGACCCACGACATCGTCGATCTGGTCGTCCGGAACATGGACAAATCGACCGTCGGCGAGCGCGCGGGCGACGTCGATCGGATGCTCGACCTGCCGGTGTACGACGTGATGTCGAGCCCCGTCGAGACGATCACCGTCGACGAATCGGTCCGGACCGCCGTCGACCGGATGCTCGCCAACGACTACGGTGGCCTGGTCGTCACGCCCGAACGCGACGACAGCCTCGTCGCCGGGGTCGTCACCAAGACCGACGTGCTCCGGGCGCTCACCTTCACCGAAGAAGAGCACATGGACGTCCAGATCACGAACGTCAACTTACTCGATACGTTCTCTCGGGACAGCGTCCGTGAGGGCATCGAGGCGGTCGCTGACAAGTACCAGGACATGCAGGTCCAGCACGCTCACGTCCGCCTCCACCAGCACAAGGAGCGACTCCGGGGCACGCCGCTGATCCAGTGTCAGATCCGCCTGCGGACGAACAAAGGCCAGATGGCCGGGTCGGGCGAGGGCTACGGCGCGAAGACCGCGTTCAACGTCGCCTGTGACAAACTCCAGCGAAACGTCCTCCAGGCGAAAGGGATTACGAGCGACGAGGAGTACCGCGGACAACTCCTCCGGAAACTCGGTGAACTGTAG
- a CDS encoding RNB domain-containing ribonuclease, with translation MTDANAEAGTAEAKGPVEIDAEMARHLENKREELFEKFGIPDEFPDAVKVEADQLTDDVQSDVDAELSEREDLRDLTTWTTDPVDAQDFDDAVSIERRDDEIVLWVHIADVTHYVNPETAIWDSAVERANTVYLPGYTVHMLPPILAETVCSLVPNEDRLAHTVEMHLDPEHLGYDSIEIYKSIIRSDARLTYSEAERLLDEPETAADLLEDQSVDLAEKTASIWELADRMHDQRKEDGSLVLNPRRDRAHTIVEECMLKANKAVTHVLMWDRGVEAMYRVHPQPSPEEWNEALQEIQDLDGVSISGGGFEDPRKAVNATLESAPERQLDKIQWAVMKVMPRARYMNDPFGGHHALNFEIYGHFTSPIRRLSDLINHWIVHTNDVPEDLVALCDRASDRQKDAEQCEREYKTFLQEVGLDPSAVNNRGVDVVDDEDGETEGDEKGGEDEGETVEEE, from the coding sequence ATGACCGACGCGAACGCCGAGGCCGGGACCGCCGAGGCCAAAGGCCCCGTCGAGATCGACGCGGAGATGGCCCGCCACCTCGAAAACAAACGCGAGGAACTGTTCGAGAAGTTCGGCATTCCAGACGAGTTCCCCGACGCCGTGAAAGTCGAAGCCGACCAGTTGACCGACGACGTCCAGTCTGACGTCGACGCGGAACTCTCCGAGCGCGAGGATCTGCGCGATCTGACGACGTGGACGACCGACCCCGTCGACGCCCAGGACTTCGACGACGCCGTCTCGATCGAGCGCCGCGACGACGAGATCGTCCTCTGGGTGCACATCGCCGACGTGACTCACTACGTCAACCCCGAGACGGCGATCTGGGACAGCGCCGTCGAGCGTGCGAACACCGTCTATCTCCCCGGATACACCGTCCACATGCTCCCGCCGATCCTCGCGGAGACGGTCTGTTCGCTCGTCCCGAACGAGGACCGACTCGCGCACACCGTCGAGATGCACCTCGATCCCGAGCATCTGGGCTACGACTCGATCGAGATCTACAAATCGATCATCCGATCGGACGCCCGCCTGACCTACAGCGAGGCCGAGCGCCTGCTGGACGAACCAGAGACCGCCGCGGACCTGCTCGAAGACCAGTCGGTCGATCTCGCAGAGAAGACCGCATCGATCTGGGAACTAGCCGATCGGATGCACGACCAGCGCAAAGAAGACGGCTCGCTCGTCCTCAATCCGCGGCGGGATCGCGCCCACACCATCGTCGAGGAGTGCATGCTCAAGGCCAACAAGGCCGTCACGCACGTTCTCATGTGGGATCGGGGCGTCGAAGCGATGTACCGCGTCCATCCCCAACCGAGCCCCGAGGAGTGGAACGAGGCGCTCCAGGAAATCCAGGACCTCGACGGTGTCTCGATCTCCGGCGGTGGGTTCGAAGACCCCCGGAAAGCCGTCAACGCGACGCTGGAATCCGCGCCCGAGCGCCAACTCGACAAGATCCAGTGGGCCGTGATGAAGGTCATGCCCCGCGCCCGGTACATGAACGACCCGTTCGGCGGGCATCACGCGCTCAACTTCGAGATCTACGGGCACTTCACCTCGCCCATCAGACGGCTGAGCGACCTCATCAACCACTGGATCGTCCACACCAACGACGTCCCCGAGGACCTGGTCGCGCTGTGTGATCGCGCGAGCGACCGCCAGAAAGACGCCGAGCAGTGCGAGCGCGAGTACAAGACCTTCCTTCAGGAGGTCGGCCTCGACCCCAGCGCAGTCAACAATCGCGGAGTCGACGTCGTCGACGACGAGGACGGAGAGACCGAAGGGGACGAGAAGGGAGGAGAGGACGAAGGAGAGACCGTAGAGGAGGAGTGA
- a CDS encoding RNA-binding protein encodes MDVKSRHHLRADAIDAIDTALADRLGVPLDGDTYERVTFEADDRELVLVDGDPLVLYLDEESVGGADGDPFVTVRGANATDPERATVTVDAGAIEFVSDGADVMRPGIVAADDAIEAGDPVVIVEEAHGKALAVGRARVEGSDMVGEEGKVVDSIHHVGDDIYEFAP; translated from the coding sequence ATGGACGTGAAATCGCGACACCACCTCCGCGCGGACGCCATCGACGCCATCGACACGGCGCTCGCGGACCGACTCGGCGTGCCCCTCGACGGTGACACCTACGAACGCGTGACCTTCGAGGCCGACGACCGGGAACTCGTGCTGGTCGACGGCGACCCGCTCGTGCTCTACCTCGACGAGGAGTCGGTCGGCGGGGCCGACGGCGACCCGTTCGTCACCGTCCGGGGCGCGAACGCGACCGATCCCGAGCGCGCGACCGTCACGGTCGACGCCGGCGCGATCGAGTTCGTCTCCGACGGCGCGGACGTGATGCGCCCGGGCATCGTCGCGGCCGACGACGCGATCGAGGCGGGCGACCCGGTCGTCATCGTCGAAGAAGCTCACGGGAAGGCGCTCGCGGTCGGGCGCGCACGCGTGGAGGGGTCCGACATGGTCGGTGAGGAGGGGAAGGTCGTCGACTCGATCCACCACGTCGGTGACGACATCTACGAGTTCGCGCCGTAG